GTGCCATTGGTATTTTCATCGGGCGCCGGGGCGGAAATGCGGCACGCCATGGGCGTCGCGGTGTTTTCGGGAATGTTGGGCGTAACTTTCTTTGGATTGTTTCTAACGCCGGTATTTTATGTCGCCTTGCGCAAATTCGCTGGCAATAAATTGAAATCTTGCACCGTTCCAGCATTGCATGTCAAAGATTCGGGAATCACTCATGGCTAAAAATAAAATTCTTTTATTCAGTGTAGCGGCTTTATTGACGGGTTGCAGTCTGGCGCCAGATATGAAATTACCGGATTTAGGCCTGCCTAATGTATTCAAAGAACAAGCCGTTCCTGCGGAACACGTGGTCGAAGGCGTCGTTTGGAAAAAAGCCGAAAGTTTGGAACAATCGGATCGTGGGCAATGGTGGAAAATATTTGGCGATTCTAAATTGAATGATTTGGAATCGGAGGCGATTGCCGCGAACCAAACCTTGGCCGCCGCCGCCGCACGTGTGAATCAAGCGCGCGCTGAAGCCAATGTTGTTAGTGCGGGTTTATTTCCGTCAATCGATGCCGGGGCGAATGCCGTTCGCGTAAGACCGTCTGCAATCTCCGCCGCTGCCGGCAGCGGATTGACCAATCCATACAGCCTGTATACGGCGCAAGGCGTTGTATCGTATGAAGCGGATTTATTTGGCCGAGTTCGCAACAATGCCAAGGCGGCGGATTTGGATGCCAATGCGGTTGCCGCATCTTATCACAGCGTTCTGCTGGCGTTGCAAGCCGATGTGGCGCAAACCTATTACGCCATTCGCGCGCTGGATACCGAACGGCAATTGCTGCGCGATACTGTTAAATTGCGCGCCGAGGCATCGCGGATAATGCAACGCCGTTTTGACGAAGGGGAGGTGGGCGATCCGGATTTAACCCGCACGCAAAGCGAATTGGCCAGCACCGAGGCGGAATTGATTATTTTGGATCGTTCGCGCGCGGCTTTGGAACATGCCTTGGCGGTATTGTTGGGTAAAATTCCATCGAATTTCAGTTTTGCGGAATCTCCGCTGGTGGATGAAGTGCCGCCGGAAATTCCAGCCGGAATTCCATCGGGTTTATTGCAGCGCCGTCCGGATATTGCCGCGGCGCAATCCGTCATGGCCGCGGCCAATGCGCGCATCGGCGCGGCGCGCGCGGCATTTTTTCCGCAATTATTTTTAACCGCTTCCGGCGGATTCGAAGCCAATTCCTTCCGCGATTTATTCGAATGGTCCAGCCGTACTTGGGCACTGGGACAGACAGCAGGTTTGGCGTTAACTATGCCGATTTTCGATGCCGGCCGCAATATCGCCCGCGTCGATTCGGCGGAAGCCGCGTATGAGGAATCTATCGCCAATTATCGCCAGCAAGTTTTAGTTGCGTTCCGCGATGTCGAAAACAATCTCGCGGATCAACGGCTGCTGGCCGATCAGACGTTGAAACAGGACGTGGCGGCAAAAGCATCCAAGCAAACTACGGATTTGACACAGAAACGGTATGATGAAGGCGATGCGGATTATTTTGAGGTAGTCGATGCCCAACGCACATCATTGGCGACAGAACGTGCGGCCGTACAAGCCAAAGGCCAGCGTTTGATCACATCGGTGGAAT
This portion of the Alphaproteobacteria bacterium genome encodes:
- a CDS encoding efflux transporter outer membrane subunit; the protein is MAKNKILLFSVAALLTGCSLAPDMKLPDLGLPNVFKEQAVPAEHVVEGVVWKKAESLEQSDRGQWWKIFGDSKLNDLESEAIAANQTLAAAAARVNQARAEANVVSAGLFPSIDAGANAVRVRPSAISAAAGSGLTNPYSLYTAQGVVSYEADLFGRVRNNAKAADLDANAVAASYHSVLLALQADVAQTYYAIRALDTERQLLRDTVKLRAEASRIMQRRFDEGEVGDPDLTRTQSELASTEAELIILDRSRAALEHALAVLLGKIPSNFSFAESPLVDEVPPEIPAGIPSGLLQRRPDIAAAQSVMAAANARIGAARAAFFPQLFLTASGGFEANSFRDLFEWSSRTWALGQTAGLALTMPIFDAGRNIARVDSAEAAYEESIANYRQQVLVAFRDVENNLADQRLLADQTLKQDVAAKASKQTTDLTQKRYDEGDADYFEVVDAQRTSLATERAAVQAKGQRLITSVELIRSLGGGWN